In one Verrucomicrobiota bacterium JB022 genomic region, the following are encoded:
- a CDS encoding HPr family phosphocarrier protein — translation MEHTITLTVKNKMGIHARPAAMIVRIANKYPAEVYVEKDDEQVNGKSIMGLMMLAAGQGSNLRFTTSGEGAEQMLADLADLFDRKFEEA, via the coding sequence ATGGAACATACCATTACACTAACGGTTAAGAACAAGATGGGCATTCACGCCCGCCCCGCCGCGATGATCGTCCGGATCGCCAACAAGTACCCGGCCGAAGTGTATGTGGAGAAGGACGACGAGCAGGTGAACGGCAAGAGCATCATGGGCTTGATGATGCTCGCCGCCGGCCAAGGCTCCAACCTGCGCTTCACCACCAGCGGGGAAGGCGCGGAGCAAATGTTGGCCGATCTGGCAGACCTCTTCGACCGCAAGTTCGAGGAAGCCTGA
- a CDS encoding ABC transporter ATP-binding protein — translation MDEAEQKKSGKVIWRVSKYLFRYPGLFWGTMALAVGMVGLMIAVPKVVEAILQNIADTQDYSGLITGTVIIVALYVGSEIFNGLRIAINNTLEQKVLLDMRSDLHQKLLHLPVSFYDQRKSGEISSRVIEDVASVERALLDGTEQGSQAIVMLIGVTAMLFYTNAFLAWFVFLPVPLLLVIGIFYARNSRKVWKQVRESSGDLNSLLVEDIQGNRLIQTFALQDRESRRFNDKAESLRDATLRAMYRWAKYSPFTNIMTKLGTGSVIAVGGYLMISGDGSFGMPQLVSFLMYANMIYQPLGQLHGINHLLAAGKASGERVFEILDAPIEVQEPAEPKPFPSGKVEVHYDNVSFAYPGRPDVLDSFELTIPAGKVTALVGHTGAGKSTVANLSMRAYDVTSGRILLNGVDIRDLSLKDIHGQIGHVAQDPFLFEGTVKDNLLLARPEATEAQMRAALEGAAAWDFVERLPEGLDTNIGEKGIRLSQGEKQRLTIARVLLKNPPFVILDEATASVDTLTERLIQEALENLMADRTVLVIAHRLSTVRKADQIVVLERGRMIERGTHDELCAFGGHYARLWSYQRDLIPEAEPAYNE, via the coding sequence ATGGACGAGGCTGAGCAGAAGAAATCCGGCAAGGTAATCTGGCGGGTTTCCAAATACCTTTTTCGCTATCCCGGGCTGTTTTGGGGCACCATGGCGCTGGCCGTGGGCATGGTCGGGCTGATGATCGCCGTGCCCAAGGTGGTCGAGGCGATCCTGCAGAACATTGCGGACACGCAGGACTATAGCGGGTTGATCACGGGAACCGTTATTATCGTCGCGCTCTATGTGGGCAGCGAAATCTTCAACGGCCTGCGCATCGCGATCAACAATACGCTGGAGCAGAAGGTGTTGCTGGATATGCGGAGCGATCTGCACCAGAAGCTGTTGCACCTGCCGGTCTCGTTTTACGACCAGCGCAAGAGCGGCGAGATCTCCAGCCGCGTGATCGAAGACGTGGCCTCGGTCGAGCGCGCGTTGCTGGATGGCACCGAACAGGGCAGCCAGGCGATCGTGATGTTGATCGGCGTCACGGCGATGCTCTTTTACACCAATGCGTTTCTGGCGTGGTTCGTCTTCCTGCCGGTGCCGCTGCTGCTGGTGATCGGCATTTTCTACGCGCGCAACTCCCGCAAGGTGTGGAAGCAGGTGCGCGAGTCGTCGGGCGACCTCAACAGCCTGCTGGTCGAAGACATCCAGGGCAATCGCCTGATCCAGACCTTCGCCCTGCAAGACCGCGAGAGTCGCCGCTTCAACGACAAGGCCGAGAGCCTGCGCGACGCCACCCTGCGCGCGATGTACCGTTGGGCGAAGTACAGCCCCTTTACCAACATCATGACGAAGCTCGGCACCGGCAGCGTGATCGCGGTCGGCGGCTACCTCATGATCAGCGGCGACGGCAGCTTTGGCATGCCGCAGCTGGTCAGCTTCCTCATGTATGCCAACATGATTTACCAGCCCCTCGGCCAGCTGCACGGCATCAACCACCTGCTGGCAGCGGGCAAGGCGAGCGGCGAGCGCGTGTTCGAGATCCTCGATGCGCCGATTGAGGTGCAGGAGCCGGCCGAGCCCAAGCCTTTCCCCAGCGGCAAGGTGGAAGTGCATTACGACAACGTCTCCTTTGCCTATCCGGGCCGCCCGGACGTGCTGGACAGCTTTGAGCTGACCATCCCCGCCGGCAAGGTGACGGCCCTCGTCGGCCACACCGGCGCGGGCAAGAGCACCGTGGCCAACCTCTCCATGCGCGCCTACGACGTGACGAGCGGCCGGATTTTGCTCAATGGCGTCGACATCCGCGACTTGTCGCTGAAGGACATCCACGGGCAGATCGGCCACGTGGCGCAAGACCCCTTCCTTTTTGAGGGCACGGTGAAGGACAACCTGCTGTTGGCCCGCCCGGAGGCGACCGAGGCCCAGATGCGCGCGGCACTCGAAGGCGCAGCGGCGTGGGATTTTGTGGAACGCCTGCCCGAGGGGCTCGACACCAACATCGGCGAAAAGGGCATCCGCCTCTCGCAGGGGGAGAAGCAGCGCCTGACCATCGCGCGCGTGCTGCTCAAGAACCCGCCCTTCGTCATCCTCGACGAGGCCACCGCCTCGGTCGACACGCTGACGGAGCGCCTGATCCAGGAGGCCCTCGAAAACCTCATGGCCGACCGCACCGTGCTTGTGATCGCCCACCGCCTCTCCACCGTGCGCAAGGCCGACCAGATTGTGGTGCTCGAGCGTGGCCGCATGATCGAGCGCGGCACGCACGACGAGCTGTGCGCCTTCGGCGGCCACTACGCGCGCCTCTGGTCCTACCAAAGGGATCTCATCCCTGAGGCCGAACCCGCCTACAATGAATGA
- a CDS encoding tetratricopeptide repeat protein yields the protein MKIVFTLLLALAGVCPLLAKDLPTWEQLHPVLNSPQWREAEPAVQELAEQQDAEACYWLALMALARGDGEAAVDNAKLATELDASKAQYFATLGYAYVERVDEVGMMQKMGVARGLQAAFQQTLALDPKNQDALRGLQQFYLLAPGIAGGSKDKAASTMERLQELDPLEAKLMSGLTAIEQKRFDEARQNLDEVIAASPDNPLALYQSGRLSALSGQELDKGRQHLEHYLGLQLPIALMMPSEGAAHWRLGQILSALDQHEAARASLVQARELEPALSDSVERELKKLRG from the coding sequence ATGAAGATCGTTTTTACCCTTCTGCTCGCCCTGGCCGGCGTCTGCCCCCTCCTCGCCAAAGACTTGCCGACCTGGGAACAGCTGCACCCGGTGCTCAATTCGCCGCAATGGCGCGAAGCCGAGCCGGCCGTGCAGGAACTGGCGGAGCAGCAGGATGCAGAAGCGTGCTATTGGCTGGCCCTGATGGCTCTGGCCCGGGGCGACGGCGAAGCCGCCGTCGACAACGCCAAGCTCGCAACCGAGCTGGACGCATCGAAGGCCCAATATTTTGCCACCCTCGGCTACGCCTACGTGGAGCGGGTCGACGAGGTGGGCATGATGCAAAAGATGGGGGTCGCGCGCGGCTTGCAGGCAGCCTTTCAGCAGACGCTCGCGCTCGACCCGAAGAATCAGGATGCATTGCGCGGGCTGCAGCAGTTTTACCTGCTCGCGCCGGGCATCGCCGGCGGCAGCAAGGACAAGGCCGCCAGCACGATGGAGCGCCTGCAGGAGCTTGATCCGCTGGAGGCCAAGCTGATGAGCGGCCTCACTGCCATCGAGCAGAAGCGCTTCGACGAGGCGCGCCAAAACCTGGACGAGGTCATCGCCGCCTCGCCGGACAACCCGCTGGCCTTGTATCAATCGGGCCGCCTCAGCGCCCTCTCCGGCCAGGAGCTCGACAAGGGCCGCCAGCACCTGGAGCACTACCTGGGTTTGCAACTGCCCATCGCCCTGATGATGCCGAGCGAAGGCGCCGCCCATTGGCGCCTTGGACAGATTCTCTCCGCTCTCGACCAGCATGAAGCCGCCCGCGCCAGTCTCGTGCAGGCCCGCGAACTCGAACCCGCCCTCAGCGACAGCGTCGAACGCGAACTCAAAAAGCTGCGCGGGTAG
- a CDS encoding AAA family ATPase: MDTARLSYYSPDGGFPRQPSQALQLTPLNREIPRLFVAATRQNDGKTTTCLGLFNALEQHFKRVAYIKPIGQRFIEVEGLKIDEDSFLLNHIYRVEVPIEAMSPVAIDTTFTRRYLDDPENIHPQLVDRIVRAFDRATYEKDAVIIEGSGHAGVGAICDLSNAQVARLLGAKAVIVSRGGIGKPVDEIALNKSLFDRYGVEVVGAIINKVLPDKLDVIEHYTRKALERIGVPLLGVIPTQPQLAAPNLSQIVEEVNGRWLNARDTGRHERIKQVVVGAMAAKGVVDYLRPGTLIITPGDRDDILLATIAAAGISGRRPVSGVILTRNLLPHPKLMEMFSQTEVPLVISSEESYAVASKIHSMTVKTQPEDADKIPIIKDLIHDHVRIDELIPRLQRP, translated from the coding sequence GTGGACACCGCTCGACTCAGCTATTACTCGCCGGACGGCGGGTTTCCGCGCCAGCCTAGCCAGGCGCTGCAGCTCACCCCGCTCAATCGCGAGATCCCCCGGCTCTTCGTGGCCGCCACCCGCCAGAACGACGGCAAGACCACGACCTGCCTCGGCCTCTTCAACGCACTGGAGCAGCACTTCAAGCGCGTGGCCTACATCAAGCCCATCGGCCAGCGCTTCATCGAGGTCGAAGGCCTGAAGATCGACGAAGACTCGTTTCTGCTCAACCACATCTACCGCGTGGAGGTGCCGATCGAGGCCATGAGCCCGGTCGCCATCGACACGACTTTTACCCGCCGCTACCTCGACGATCCGGAGAACATCCACCCGCAGCTCGTCGACCGCATTGTACGCGCCTTCGACCGTGCGACGTATGAGAAGGATGCCGTGATCATCGAGGGCTCGGGCCACGCCGGCGTGGGTGCCATCTGCGACCTTTCCAACGCCCAGGTGGCCCGACTGCTCGGGGCCAAGGCCGTGATCGTAAGCCGGGGCGGCATCGGCAAGCCGGTCGACGAGATCGCGCTGAACAAGAGCCTTTTCGACCGCTACGGCGTGGAGGTGGTCGGCGCGATCATCAACAAGGTGCTGCCCGACAAGCTGGACGTGATCGAGCACTACACCCGCAAGGCGCTGGAGCGCATCGGCGTGCCCCTGCTCGGCGTCATCCCCACCCAGCCGCAGTTGGCCGCGCCCAACCTCAGCCAGATCGTGGAAGAGGTGAATGGCCGCTGGCTCAATGCACGCGACACGGGCCGCCACGAGCGCATCAAGCAAGTCGTCGTGGGCGCGATGGCGGCCAAGGGCGTAGTCGATTACCTGCGCCCCGGCACGCTGATCATCACCCCGGGCGACCGCGACGACATCCTGCTCGCGACCATCGCCGCCGCTGGCATTTCCGGTCGCCGCCCGGTCTCGGGCGTCATCCTGACGCGCAACCTGCTGCCCCACCCCAAGCTGATGGAGATGTTCTCGCAGACGGAGGTGCCGCTGGTGATCAGCAGTGAGGAAAGCTACGCCGTGGCCTCCAAGATTCACTCGATGACGGTCAAGACGCAGCCGGAAGACGCCGACAAGATCCCGATCATCAAGGACTTGATCCACGACCACGTGCGCATCGACGAGTTGATCCCCCGCCTGCAACGTCCGTAG
- a CDS encoding phosphate acyltransferase, producing MGLIDQLLGKLQRHPKRVVFPEGHDPRIIQTARQFVTRRCGVPVLLGDRAEIKERARRLDIRLDGIRILEPDRSEDFEIFRPMIDQHPKYAEATEDEKRSILLDRHNFAALMLENHRVDALVAGATMSASSGLRSLFRFIPTQKGVKSASSMLILDQENPNFGLNGLLFLADCGVIPEPTVEQLADIAVSTARIAHHLTNEEPRVAMLSFATHAQKIVHPSISKIREARDIARKRADALGLRCQIEGELQLDAALSPLVAGQKGLPDDPVAGRANVLVFPDLNSGNIASKMIQLVAGARTYGQLIIGLDKPCAEISRGAHAYDIFGTAVVAACQSIDRRLLYSNDSETVLTEGS from the coding sequence ATGGGCCTCATAGACCAACTCCTCGGCAAGCTGCAGCGTCACCCCAAGCGTGTGGTCTTCCCGGAAGGGCACGACCCCCGGATCATCCAGACCGCGCGCCAGTTTGTGACGCGGCGTTGCGGCGTACCCGTCCTCCTCGGCGACCGGGCCGAGATCAAGGAGCGCGCACGGCGTCTCGACATCCGCCTCGACGGCATCCGCATCCTGGAGCCCGACCGGAGCGAAGACTTCGAGATCTTCCGCCCGATGATCGACCAGCATCCCAAGTATGCGGAGGCCACGGAGGATGAGAAGCGGAGCATCCTGCTCGACCGGCACAACTTTGCCGCGCTGATGCTGGAAAACCACCGCGTCGACGCACTCGTGGCCGGCGCCACCATGTCGGCCTCCAGCGGCCTGCGCTCGCTCTTCCGGTTTATCCCGACGCAAAAGGGCGTCAAGAGCGCCTCCTCGATGCTGATCCTCGACCAGGAAAACCCGAATTTCGGGCTCAACGGGCTGCTCTTCCTCGCGGACTGCGGCGTGATCCCGGAGCCGACGGTCGAGCAACTGGCCGACATCGCCGTCTCCACCGCGCGCATCGCCCACCACTTGACCAACGAGGAGCCTCGGGTGGCCATGCTGAGCTTTGCCACCCATGCGCAAAAGATCGTGCACCCGTCGATTTCCAAGATCCGGGAGGCGCGGGACATCGCGCGCAAGCGGGCCGACGCGCTGGGCCTGCGCTGCCAGATCGAGGGCGAGCTGCAGCTCGACGCCGCCCTGAGCCCGCTCGTGGCGGGCCAAAAGGGCCTGCCGGACGACCCGGTGGCGGGGCGCGCCAATGTGCTGGTGTTCCCCGACCTCAACTCTGGCAACATCGCCTCCAAGATGATCCAGCTGGTGGCGGGCGCCCGCACCTACGGGCAGCTCATCATCGGCCTGGACAAGCCTTGCGCCGAGATCAGCCGGGGCGCCCACGCCTACGACATCTTCGGGACGGCGGTGGTGGCCGCGTGCCAGTCCATCGACCGACGCCTGCTTTATTCCAACGATTCTGAAACCGTCCTTACTGAAGGTTCATGA
- a CDS encoding carbohydrate-binding protein, which produces MNSKKLLPSLLALSLLPLGLQGQREMEKLDRGVVAVRTGSSATFISWRVLGLDASSTQYNLYRSTNGGPAVKLNGSPLQVSNYTDTSAPTSSAYTYTVRPVVGGVEQASSVPFTLSANGPYEPAVRIPVRNLPGYTVHFVWVGDLDGDGEYDYILDRLPSDTVNSQKLEAYTRTGELLWVVDLGPGSVAPNNIEPGPSAIDVGHWDGVTVYDLDGDGRAEVALRTANGVVFGDGSTLSGLGNNVQALSILNGLTGAERARATLPQDYLSDGPLAAHLGIGYLDGNAPSVVAKLKNRIGSGAFNLMVVAYDFEADNSLSQRWKWNRGSTDAPDFHQIRLFDVNGDGTDEFSDGGYVLNANGTFRYKTGGSSAGVVHGDRFHFGDLNPNRPGLEGFAIQQDNANGLHYLVFDASSGSPIHLHWGSPEDTARGVVADIDPNYPGYEYWSFHGYHRIDTGATVHATTPWPNFRIWWDGDLLSETLNDGKVEKYNASNHTISRLFTVGSTSSGVGGQTSHRGAPFFYGDILGDWREEIVSFNSNYTQLIICTTPTPTSTRLYTLAHNPAYRVDMTVKGYMQSHQPDYYLGTGMSTPPTPNIAYVPLTLQAELNTSVGGGAVVTNNRNHYTGTGFVDFNSSGGSVQWARVNGSGGGTKTLRFRYANGSAGTRTGQLTVNGSTQSISFPSTGGWTNWATLDVAVPLNPGAVNTVRVQSTGQDLANIDYLAIP; this is translated from the coding sequence ATGAACTCCAAAAAACTACTGCCCAGCCTCCTCGCCCTCTCCTTGCTCCCGCTCGGGCTGCAAGGGCAAAGAGAGATGGAGAAGCTGGATCGTGGCGTCGTGGCCGTCCGCACCGGCTCCAGCGCCACCTTTATCAGCTGGCGCGTGCTCGGCCTGGATGCCTCCAGCACCCAGTACAACCTCTACCGCTCGACCAACGGCGGCCCGGCGGTGAAGCTCAACGGCTCGCCCCTGCAGGTCAGCAATTATACCGACACCTCGGCCCCCACCAGCTCGGCCTACACCTATACCGTGCGGCCCGTCGTCGGCGGGGTGGAGCAGGCTTCGAGCGTGCCGTTTACCCTCTCGGCCAACGGCCCCTACGAGCCGGCGGTGCGCATCCCCGTGCGCAACCTGCCGGGCTACACCGTGCACTTCGTATGGGTGGGCGACCTCGACGGCGATGGCGAATACGATTACATCCTCGACCGCCTGCCGTCCGACACGGTCAACAGCCAGAAGCTCGAAGCCTACACCCGAACCGGCGAACTGCTGTGGGTCGTCGACCTCGGGCCCGGCAGCGTCGCCCCCAATAACATCGAGCCCGGCCCCTCCGCCATCGACGTGGGCCACTGGGACGGGGTGACAGTCTACGACCTCGATGGCGACGGGCGGGCGGAAGTCGCGCTGCGCACCGCCAATGGCGTCGTTTTTGGCGACGGCAGCACGCTCTCCGGCCTCGGCAACAACGTGCAGGCCCTCTCGATCCTCAACGGCCTGACCGGCGCCGAGCGGGCGCGCGCCACCCTGCCGCAAGACTACCTCAGCGATGGCCCGCTGGCGGCACACCTAGGCATCGGCTACCTCGACGGCAACGCCCCCAGCGTGGTGGCCAAGCTCAAGAACCGCATCGGCTCCGGCGCCTTCAACCTCATGGTGGTGGCCTATGACTTCGAGGCCGACAACAGCCTCTCGCAGCGCTGGAAGTGGAACCGGGGCTCGACAGACGCCCCCGACTTCCACCAGATCCGCCTCTTCGACGTGAATGGCGACGGCACGGATGAGTTTTCCGACGGCGGCTACGTGCTCAACGCCAACGGTACCTTCCGCTACAAGACGGGCGGCTCCAGCGCCGGGGTCGTCCATGGCGATCGCTTCCACTTTGGCGACCTCAACCCCAACCGGCCCGGCCTCGAAGGGTTCGCCATCCAGCAAGACAACGCCAACGGCCTGCACTACCTCGTATTCGATGCCTCTTCCGGCTCCCCCATCCACCTGCACTGGGGCTCGCCCGAAGACACCGCGCGCGGCGTAGTGGCCGACATCGACCCAAACTACCCCGGCTACGAATACTGGTCGTTCCACGGCTACCACCGCATCGACACCGGAGCGACCGTCCACGCCACCACTCCGTGGCCCAACTTCCGCATCTGGTGGGATGGCGACTTGCTCAGCGAGACCCTCAACGACGGCAAGGTGGAGAAATACAACGCCTCGAACCACACCATCTCGCGCCTCTTCACCGTGGGCAGCACCTCCAGCGGGGTGGGCGGGCAGACGAGCCACCGCGGCGCGCCCTTCTTCTACGGCGACATCCTGGGCGACTGGCGGGAGGAGATTGTGTCGTTCAACAGCAATTACACGCAGCTGATCATCTGCACCACGCCGACCCCCACCAGCACGCGCCTCTATACGCTCGCCCACAACCCGGCCTACCGGGTCGACATGACGGTGAAGGGCTACATGCAGTCGCACCAGCCCGACTATTACCTCGGCACGGGCATGAGCACCCCGCCCACGCCCAACATCGCCTACGTCCCGCTGACCTTGCAGGCCGAGCTGAACACGAGTGTCGGCGGTGGGGCTGTCGTCACCAACAACCGCAACCACTACACCGGCACGGGCTTCGTCGATTTCAATAGCTCGGGCGGCAGCGTGCAGTGGGCTCGCGTCAACGGTAGCGGCGGGGGCACTAAGACCCTGCGCTTCCGCTATGCCAATGGCAGCGCCGGCACCCGCACAGGCCAGCTCACGGTCAACGGCAGCACTCAGTCGATCAGCTTCCCTTCCACCGGCGGCTGGACGAATTGGGCGACGCTCGACGTGGCGGTGCCGCTCAACCCAGGGGCGGTCAACACCGTGCGCGTGCAGTCCACCGGGCAAGACCTCGCCAATATCGACTACCTCGCCATCCCCTGA
- the murJ gene encoding murein biosynthesis integral membrane protein MurJ yields MCARLRSISIVSLATSASRVLGLLRDVCLFAFLGTGPVSSAFILAFTLPNLFRRLLGEGALTSAVVPVLSRKLEQDGPAAQDALLNAVLRRLAVVLCGLSVLMALGWLALPLIPGLAERWYLSSGYGVVLTPYLILICLAAILSAALNVRERFFVPAMSQVWLNLSMIAALGGLGWAFGDTPEQRAWWLSGGVLVGGILQWLTPWLDLQKAGWDRTAGRGEKTDLRPVWNLFLPGVFGAAIFQVNVLVSRLLAFSLNDQATGILYLANRLIELPLGVFAVAVSTVLFPELARYAAREDGQEAFAEGYHHGWRLIMLITVPAALGLAVLAEPILSALFAWGLFGADDVAATVLPLQIFAIAVPFYSWATLATRAFHAQQDMRTPVRLAVLNLVLNLGLSLALMGPLGTPGLALANLLTSVVHCLLLAWLLRRYRVALVTPATGWAAVKIMAAGAVMVAAIYFAEPIGTGLVGGLLQALKLGTEPKLLDAGLIALLIPLGMALYFATLFLLRETELHALFAAVRKKLGR; encoded by the coding sequence GTGTGTGCGCGCCTTCGTAGCATCTCGATTGTCAGCCTCGCCACCTCGGCCAGCCGCGTGCTGGGCCTGCTGCGCGACGTCTGCCTGTTTGCCTTCCTCGGCACGGGGCCGGTCAGCTCGGCCTTCATCCTGGCCTTTACGCTGCCCAACCTCTTCCGCCGGTTGCTGGGCGAGGGCGCGCTGACCTCCGCCGTGGTGCCCGTGCTCTCCCGCAAGCTGGAGCAGGACGGGCCCGCCGCGCAGGACGCCTTGCTCAATGCCGTCCTGCGGCGGCTGGCGGTGGTGTTGTGCGGGCTCTCGGTGCTGATGGCGCTCGGTTGGCTGGCGTTGCCGCTGATTCCGGGGCTGGCGGAGCGCTGGTACCTCAGCAGCGGCTATGGTGTCGTGCTGACGCCCTACCTGATCCTGATCTGTCTGGCGGCCATCCTCAGCGCGGCCCTCAATGTGCGGGAGCGTTTTTTCGTGCCCGCGATGTCGCAGGTATGGCTCAACCTCAGCATGATTGCGGCGCTGGGCGGCCTCGGCTGGGCCTTTGGCGACACGCCGGAGCAGCGCGCGTGGTGGCTCAGCGGCGGGGTGCTGGTCGGCGGCATCCTCCAGTGGCTGACTCCTTGGCTCGACCTGCAAAAGGCGGGCTGGGATCGCACGGCAGGGCGCGGTGAAAAGACCGACTTGCGCCCGGTGTGGAACCTCTTCCTGCCGGGGGTCTTCGGCGCGGCCATCTTTCAGGTCAACGTGCTGGTTTCGCGGCTGCTCGCGTTCAGCCTCAACGACCAGGCCACGGGCATTCTCTACCTCGCCAACCGGCTGATCGAGCTGCCGCTGGGCGTGTTTGCGGTCGCGGTCAGCACCGTGCTCTTCCCGGAGCTGGCGCGCTACGCCGCCCGCGAAGACGGTCAGGAAGCCTTTGCGGAGGGCTACCACCACGGGTGGCGGCTCATCATGCTCATCACGGTGCCGGCCGCACTAGGCCTGGCGGTGCTGGCCGAGCCGATCCTCAGCGCCCTGTTTGCCTGGGGCCTCTTCGGTGCCGACGACGTGGCCGCAACGGTGCTGCCCCTGCAGATTTTCGCCATCGCGGTGCCGTTTTACTCCTGGGCCACGCTGGCGACCCGTGCGTTCCACGCCCAGCAAGACATGCGGACGCCCGTGCGGCTGGCGGTGCTCAACCTCGTGCTCAACCTCGGCCTCAGCCTCGCGTTGATGGGGCCGCTCGGCACCCCCGGCCTTGCGCTGGCCAACCTGCTGACGAGTGTCGTGCACTGCCTGCTGCTCGCCTGGCTGCTGCGTCGCTACCGGGTGGCGCTCGTCACCCCCGCCACCGGCTGGGCCGCCGTGAAGATCATGGCCGCCGGCGCGGTGATGGTTGCGGCGATCTACTTTGCCGAACCCATCGGCACGGGCCTGGTGGGTGGCCTGCTGCAGGCGCTGAAGCTCGGGACCGAGCCCAAGCTGCTCGACGCCGGCCTCATCGCACTACTCATCCCGCTGGGCATGGCCCTTTATTTCGCCACGCTCTTCCTCCTCCGCGAGACGGAGCTACACGCGCTCTTTGCCGCCGTGCGCAAAAAGCTTGGGCGATAG
- the msrA gene encoding peptide-methionine (S)-S-oxide reductase MsrA, which yields MKPSDQTEPDLSRYEVATIGGGCFWCTEAVYQPIKGVTSVVSGYAGGHVDHPTYKQVTSGTTGHAEVTQITFDPETISYEEILHLFWQAHDPTTLNRQGADVGPQYRSIILYHNDQQKEIAEKSLKDAQASFKSKIVTEIKPMTDFYPAEDYHQDFYANNPNHPYSVYVIKPKLEKMAKAQAGK from the coding sequence ATGAAACCTTCCGACCAGACCGAACCCGATCTCTCCCGCTACGAAGTCGCCACCATCGGCGGCGGCTGCTTCTGGTGCACCGAGGCCGTCTATCAGCCGATCAAGGGCGTCACCTCGGTCGTCAGCGGCTATGCCGGCGGCCATGTCGACCACCCCACCTACAAGCAAGTGACTTCCGGCACCACCGGCCACGCCGAAGTGACGCAGATCACCTTCGACCCCGAAACGATTTCCTACGAAGAGATCCTTCACCTCTTCTGGCAGGCGCACGACCCGACGACGCTCAACCGCCAAGGGGCCGACGTGGGCCCGCAATACCGCTCGATCATCCTCTACCACAACGATCAGCAGAAGGAAATCGCGGAAAAGTCGCTCAAAGACGCGCAGGCCAGCTTCAAGAGCAAGATCGTCACCGAGATCAAGCCGATGACGGACTTCTACCCGGCTGAAGACTACCACCAGGACTTTTACGCCAACAACCCGAACCACCCCTACAGCGTCTACGTCATCAAGCCCAAGCTGGAGAAGATGGCGAAGGCACAAGCGGGGAAGTAG
- a CDS encoding methylated-DNA--[protein]-cysteine S-methyltransferase codes for MPSHYHMMARAIERLAETDAEQLPMETVAAELGLSRAHFQRLFVDYVGLSPHRYRQYLHLEGAKADLRAGGSVLEAALANGFSGPGRLHDTLVQFESMTPGEFKQGGLPLVWGVHESIFGAYLLALSPRGISALFFLENAEAVEAALAALSRQYPEAALRHAPAETAPVAARLFCLAEGGDPAPLRLWVRGTNFQVQVWRALLRIPTGSCVSYRQLAASLGRPSASRAVGQAVGANPISWLIPCHRVLRGTGGLSGYRWGPERKRRLLAWELAQENVAQLKPAGDDEIFAGAKRMLP; via the coding sequence ATGCCTTCCCACTACCACATGATGGCCCGCGCCATCGAGCGCCTGGCCGAGACCGACGCGGAGCAGCTGCCGATGGAGACGGTGGCCGCAGAGCTGGGCCTGAGCCGCGCCCATTTTCAACGGCTGTTTGTCGACTACGTGGGCCTCAGCCCGCACCGCTACCGCCAGTATCTGCATCTGGAGGGCGCGAAAGCCGACTTGCGGGCAGGTGGCAGCGTGTTGGAGGCGGCGCTGGCGAACGGCTTTTCCGGCCCCGGTCGCCTGCACGATACGCTGGTTCAGTTCGAGAGCATGACGCCGGGCGAGTTCAAGCAAGGCGGGCTGCCGCTGGTCTGGGGCGTGCACGAGTCGATCTTTGGCGCGTATCTGCTGGCCCTGTCGCCGCGCGGGATTTCGGCGCTGTTCTTCCTGGAAAACGCGGAAGCAGTGGAAGCCGCTCTGGCTGCCTTGAGTCGCCAATACCCGGAGGCAGCCCTGCGCCATGCGCCTGCCGAGACCGCGCCCGTAGCGGCCCGACTCTTCTGCCTCGCTGAGGGTGGCGACCCGGCCCCGCTGCGCTTGTGGGTGCGGGGGACCAATTTTCAGGTGCAAGTGTGGCGGGCACTCTTGCGCATCCCTACCGGCAGCTGCGTCAGCTACCGGCAACTGGCCGCGAGCTTGGGGCGCCCCAGTGCCAGCCGTGCGGTGGGGCAGGCGGTGGGGGCCAATCCCATCTCGTGGCTCATCCCCTGCCACCGGGTATTGCGAGGCACCGGCGGGCTCAGTGGGTATCGCTGGGGCCCCGAGCGCAAGCGTCGCCTGCTGGCCTGGGAGCTGGCCCAAGAAAACGTCGCCCAACTGAAGCCAGCGGGCGACGACGAAATCTTCGCAGGTGCGAAAAGGATGCTGCCGTAG